The sequence TAATACATGAAaggtaccagcatggatagaagattggctgactggcaggaggaaaggaggaagaatACAGTGGACCTTTTCTCGTTGACTGCCTGAgacgagtggtgttccacacGTGTCAGTGTtcggaccgcttcttttcacattacatgttAATAATTTGGACGATGACATTGGTGGCTTTGTGATcaggtttgcggatgatatgaagctaGGTGGTGTTACAGGGAGAGTTGTTAAGGCAGGGTGtcgcagaaggactgagacagattgggagaatggtcagAGAATGGCAGCTGGAAAATAACGGGGGCGATACactctggtagaaggaataaagacttcCGGTAAATTTTCAACGGAGAGAATACCCAAAACTGAaaccacctccccacccccagtcAGGTTCAAACTAATGAAGGAAAACGTGCAGCCAATTGCAGCACTGAAACCCCGTAATGGACAGCTCCCTTAGAACCAATTAGAGGGAATTGGGCGGCCCTTCATCAACCCTTTAAAAGCCAGTCACTAACTCCTCTCCGGCATTTAAATTTCCGTCGTTCAGATTTTTCGGACTGCTGAGGGAGAATGGCCCGGACCAAGCAAACGGCGCGCAAATCGACCGGAGGGAAAGCTCCCCGCAAACAACTGGCCACCAAAGCGGCGCGGAAAAGCGCTCCAGCCACGGGCGGAGTGAAGAAGCCCCATCGCTACCGGCCCGGCACCGTGGCTCTGAGGGAGATCCGGCGCTACCAGAAATCCACCGAGCTGCTCATCCGCAAACTGCCCTTCCAGCGCCTGGTGCGGGAGATCGCTCAGGACTTCAAGACCGACCTGCGCTTCCAGAGCTCGGCCGTCATGGCCCTGCAGGAGGCCAGTGAAGCTTACCTGGTGGGGCTCTTCGAGGACACCAACCTGTGCGCCATCCACGCCAAGCGAGTCACCATCATGCCCAAGGACATCCAGCTGGCCCGCCGCATCCGTGGGGAGCGCGCCTGAATCCGGCCTCGGCACCAAGCACAACAAAAGGCTCTTTTCAGAGCCACTaactcagcagtggaaagggctgGCATTTCCTATTCACTCAGCTTTTGTGTTGAAAAACAATTTTCACGCCGATTTCCTCTCACCTTCTGCTGTTTTGTGAAATTTCGTTCAACAAGACATCCCGGTTTCTACAGACTCCGACACGGCCGGACCCGATCAACACTGAATCAGCCCTTTGGTGCCGTTGGGTTAACGGCAGCGCGAACACCCTCGCCGTCAGGGTGTCTCTGTCCCCACACGCCTGCCGTGTGCAGTTGGTTATCGCCAAGTTTTCCGGGTATCTGCGGTTGTTACTGTCCTGGAGAATGGGTTTTAATACTCTCCCCGTACCATTTCTAGTCCAGTACTATACATGATCAATTCACGGGGACACATCAGCCTGCAGACAGTTTCTTTCACAGAACATCTTATTTTTCACATTGCAAACTCGCCTTAGACCGAGTTTAAGAGACCAATGCAGAATCTGATGACGTATATACACAAGACAGACCGCGAGTATAAACTGTGGATCGGCTTTTGGAACTAAATGTCCAGAAACATTCAAACTAGTGAGTTAATTAAAATCATATTGATGGAATTAATGAGTCAATTCTTATTTTTGAAGACTTACCATTTAAAACTTTCCGGCGGACTTTTCAATTTCAAGCCATCCGGGGTACTGTCAACGCTCTGTGATTGTGTCATTATGCCCAAAGGAGAATGGGAATTTAATCTCCTTAATGTAACAACAGTGCCCTTCGTAACCCGATGCCGTCCAGACTGTTCGGAGCGGGTTcaaatccataagaccataaaatatagaagcagaattaggccatttggcccatcgaatctgctccacaccatttcatcatggctgattcatttccccctcagccccaatctccagtctTCCCCCTTCATAGGATAGTTGTCAATAATTTCATGACAATTTGACCAcacttttgttttaaattttatcGCCTAATAAATCCCCGGTCACTGCTCTCTCCGTGAGTTGGTGGGcggctcttaaaagagcctttgTTTTGGGTTTGGAAGAACGAAGGTTTGTTCAACCGCCGAAGCCATAGAGAGTGCGGCCCTGGCGTTTCAGAGCGTACACCACATCCATGGCAGTGACCGTCTTGCGCTTGGCGTGCTCGGTGTAGGTGACCGCATCCCGGATCACATTCTccaggaaaaccttcagcaccCCGCGGGTCTCTTCGTAGATCAGACCCGAGATCCGCTTGACGCCGCCACGCCGAGCCAGACGGCGGATGGCCGGTTTGGTGATGCCCTGGATGTTATCACGGAGCACTTTACGGTGCCGCTTGGCTCCGCCTTTGCCCAGTCCTTtgcctcctttccctctgccagaCATAATGCCGCTTCACTCCCGTCGTTGTTCTGTAACGAGCTGTCTGCTGCTGTCGCCTTTTATACACAGCGCCCCGACCTGTCCGAGAAACGcgcagagagtgagaggggaggagacagagtgacGGGCAGtgcg comes from Hypanus sabinus isolate sHypSab1 chromosome 12, sHypSab1.hap1, whole genome shotgun sequence and encodes:
- the LOC132403261 gene encoding histone H4, producing the protein MSGRGKGGKGLGKGGAKRHRKVLRDNIQGITKPAIRRLARRGGVKRISGLIYEETRGVLKVFLENVIRDAVTYTEHAKRKTVTAMDVVYALKRQGRTLYGFGG